One Antiquaquibacter oligotrophicus genomic region harbors:
- a CDS encoding cell division protein PerM yields MISRPLTALFAALEALLVVAIGLAIPLVPLSIQWVVQFGFGPDWLIFWRTAVDIWLLGHGVDVTFTLDPAIAGALGLPGADQPFTVSIAALGIGMLTALLGVRAGFRVAETAYRGMGFLVTVSTFVVASVVLAASALEPMARPSLVQAAVLPVLFFGGGVLIARVFVSKELPPAPRRVRILEAVPQVVRDLVSMSFRGGAAIAALLFAASAVITTIAIVTSYADIITLYESLHTDVLGGVLVTLGQLALAPVAVIWTASWLVGPGFAVGTGSLVSPLGTSVGPIPAIPLLGALPSGDAPFAFVGLLVPLLSAFLVGAWFGPGIRRRFEGYRVLVASVGMGLAAGLIIGVLAWLASGGAGPGRLADVGPNAIAVGGVAAILCSVAASVGVAASGRLPRRESRTP; encoded by the coding sequence GTGATCTCGCGCCCCCTCACTGCACTCTTCGCCGCCCTCGAGGCGCTCCTCGTGGTGGCGATCGGCCTCGCAATCCCTCTCGTTCCGCTGAGCATCCAGTGGGTTGTGCAATTCGGCTTCGGCCCCGACTGGTTGATCTTCTGGCGCACGGCGGTCGACATCTGGCTCCTCGGTCACGGTGTGGATGTCACGTTCACCCTCGATCCCGCCATCGCGGGCGCTCTCGGCCTCCCGGGTGCCGACCAGCCGTTCACCGTGTCCATCGCGGCGCTCGGGATCGGGATGCTCACCGCGCTGCTCGGTGTCCGCGCCGGGTTCCGGGTGGCCGAGACGGCGTACCGGGGGATGGGCTTCCTCGTCACGGTCAGCACTTTTGTCGTGGCATCCGTCGTTCTCGCCGCTTCCGCTCTCGAACCGATGGCGCGACCCTCTCTCGTGCAGGCGGCGGTACTGCCGGTGCTGTTCTTCGGCGGCGGTGTGCTCATCGCGAGGGTGTTCGTCTCGAAGGAACTGCCCCCAGCTCCGCGACGTGTGCGCATTCTCGAGGCCGTTCCTCAGGTCGTGCGCGACCTCGTCTCCATGTCCTTCCGCGGCGGAGCAGCCATCGCCGCCCTGCTCTTTGCGGCATCCGCGGTGATCACCACCATCGCGATCGTCACGTCGTACGCCGACATCATCACCCTCTACGAGAGCCTCCACACGGACGTGCTCGGTGGTGTACTCGTGACCCTCGGTCAGCTTGCGCTCGCTCCCGTCGCCGTCATCTGGACGGCGAGCTGGTTGGTTGGCCCAGGCTTCGCCGTCGGCACGGGGTCGCTCGTGAGTCCGCTCGGCACAAGCGTCGGGCCGATTCCCGCGATACCCCTTCTCGGTGCGCTCCCGTCCGGGGATGCGCCCTTCGCCTTCGTGGGGCTGCTGGTGCCGCTCCTGTCGGCGTTCCTCGTGGGGGCGTGGTTCGGGCCGGGCATCCGTCGGCGCTTCGAGGGATACCGCGTGCTCGTCGCATCCGTCGGAATGGGGCTGGCCGCCGGGCTGATCATCGGTGTTCTCGCGTGGCTCGCCTCCGGCGGTGCCGGGCCGGGTCGGCTCGCGGATGTCGGGCCGAACGCCATCGCGGTCGGTGGGGTAGCGGCCATCCTGTGCTCGGTGGCTGCATCGGTCGGCGTCGCCGCCTCGGGCAGACTGCCGCGCAGGGAGTCGCGCACGCCCTAG
- a CDS encoding DUF1345 domain-containing protein: MDAHARTPRFASDVVRGYAVLAIAVLASLGIPIVLYLAASPWDQTSLVITTLFLSWTTIGVATTTLTLATFLRADASQLRHWLVGTATRTARARILAFINGGGATSWAVTGSLIAVVAVATLLFRGEVATHPLVAWSGIAVVVSSLAMTVSSYAVRYAREYATAGGLQFPGEDRPVFSDFLYLAVMVATSLGTSDVVVTSSRARRIVLVNSLISFAFNTVVVALLVALLVTRLA, translated from the coding sequence ATGGACGCCCACGCCCGTACCCCTCGATTCGCCTCGGACGTCGTGCGAGGATACGCGGTTCTCGCGATAGCCGTGCTGGCATCCCTCGGCATTCCGATCGTGCTGTACCTGGCCGCGAGCCCCTGGGATCAGACCTCGCTCGTCATCACAACACTCTTCCTGTCCTGGACGACCATCGGCGTGGCCACCACCACGTTGACCCTCGCGACGTTCCTGCGAGCGGATGCATCACAGCTGCGGCACTGGCTCGTGGGTACGGCGACACGAACCGCGCGGGCGCGCATTCTCGCATTCATCAATGGCGGTGGCGCCACGAGTTGGGCGGTCACCGGTTCACTCATCGCGGTGGTCGCGGTCGCGACGCTGCTGTTCCGCGGCGAAGTGGCGACACATCCGCTCGTCGCCTGGTCGGGGATCGCGGTTGTGGTCTCCTCGCTCGCCATGACCGTGTCGTCCTACGCCGTACGTTACGCGCGCGAGTACGCAACCGCCGGAGGACTGCAGTTCCCGGGCGAGGACCGCCCCGTCTTCAGCGACTTCCTCTACCTCGCCGTCATGGTGGCGACCTCGCTCGGCACCTCGGACGTCGTCGTGACCTCGTCGCGCGCACGGCGAATCGTGCTCGTGAACAGCCTCATTTCGTTCGCCTTCAACACGGTGGTGGTTGCCCTCCTGGTGGCGCTTCTCGTCACCAGACTCGCCTAA
- a CDS encoding oxygenase MpaB family protein has product MALRITDVSDDAILLAGGAAAILLHVADPAIARGVAHHSTFAERPLDRLNGTLTYLAVLVYGTPDEARAVARTVGGAHRSVPGATDARLQLWVAATLYDTAMRVRALVWGEDTPANAETLLADFAVVGTALGVPASEWPASRAAFTEYWSTYGLEVGDDARSVCQALVHPVAAPWWMRAVMPTVRVVTAGLLPPELRDAYGLPHDQARFDRLVRRARRWYPRLPRRLRSWPTRFYLRRFRASRSARPSREG; this is encoded by the coding sequence GTGGCACTGCGGATCACGGACGTCTCCGACGACGCGATCCTGCTCGCGGGCGGCGCCGCAGCGATCCTGCTTCACGTCGCCGACCCCGCCATCGCCCGCGGAGTGGCCCATCACAGCACCTTCGCCGAGCGTCCCCTCGACCGCCTGAACGGCACTCTCACCTACCTCGCGGTGCTCGTCTACGGAACCCCCGACGAGGCTCGCGCTGTCGCCCGCACCGTTGGCGGAGCGCACCGTTCGGTGCCGGGGGCAACGGATGCCCGCCTCCAACTCTGGGTGGCTGCAACCCTGTACGACACGGCCATGAGGGTACGAGCCCTCGTCTGGGGAGAGGACACCCCCGCCAACGCCGAAACCCTGCTCGCCGACTTCGCCGTGGTGGGGACCGCGTTAGGTGTTCCCGCCTCCGAGTGGCCAGCGAGCCGCGCGGCCTTCACGGAGTACTGGAGCACCTACGGCCTCGAGGTGGGCGACGACGCACGCTCGGTGTGCCAGGCGCTGGTGCATCCGGTGGCCGCGCCGTGGTGGATGCGGGCGGTGATGCCCACCGTTCGCGTGGTGACGGCGGGGCTGCTGCCGCCGGAGTTGCGCGACGCGTACGGCCTGCCGCACGACCAGGCACGCTTCGATCGTCTCGTGCGGAGGGCGCGGCGCTGGTACCCGCGCCTGCCGCGTCGCCTGCGTTCGTGGCCGACCCGCTTCTACCTGCGGCGGTTTAGAGCTTCTCGATCGGCACGGCCGTCCCGCGAGGGCTAG
- the purH gene encoding bifunctional phosphoribosylaminoimidazolecarboxamide formyltransferase/IMP cyclohydrolase produces the protein MSGPTHDPASYRERDVIPIRRALVSVSDKTDLVELATALVGAGVQIVSTGSTASTIRDAGLAVTEVAEVTGFPESLDGRVRTLHPSIHGGLLADLRLESHENELREMGIEPFELVVSNLYPFVQTVASGAAPNDVIEQIDIGGPALVRASAKNHANVAIVTSPASYPQVLKALTLGGTTLAQRRRLAAEAFAHTAAYDTAVAEYFATNVARPGTSEAPGSWSENIAVTADLATPLRYGENSHQSAALYRIAGAPGIAHATQHGGKEMSYNNYVDADAALRAAYDHDGPAVAIIKHANPCGIATAPTLAEAHAAAHACDPVSAFGGVIAANRPIDRATAESIAPIFTEVVVAPGFEAGALEVLQAKKNLRLLEVPGGWPAPQRGQAEIRQISGGLLAQEPDSHFAPASDWSLVAGEAADAATLADLEFAWRAVRAVKSNAILLASGGASVGVGMGQVNRVDSCRLAVTRAGDRAAGSVAASDAFFPFADGLQILLDAGVRAVVQPGGSIRDEEVIAAAAQAGVTMYFTGERHFFH, from the coding sequence GTGTCCGGCCCCACCCACGATCCCGCCAGCTACCGCGAACGGGACGTCATCCCCATCCGTCGCGCCCTCGTCTCCGTGAGCGACAAAACCGACCTCGTGGAGCTCGCCACGGCACTTGTCGGTGCTGGAGTGCAGATCGTGTCGACGGGGTCGACAGCGAGCACAATTCGGGATGCCGGGCTCGCGGTCACCGAGGTCGCCGAGGTCACGGGGTTCCCCGAGTCTCTCGACGGACGAGTCCGCACGCTGCACCCCTCCATTCACGGCGGTCTCCTCGCCGACCTGCGCCTCGAATCGCACGAGAACGAGCTGCGCGAGATGGGTATCGAGCCGTTCGAGCTCGTCGTCTCCAACCTCTACCCGTTCGTTCAGACCGTCGCATCCGGCGCAGCACCGAACGACGTGATCGAGCAGATCGACATCGGGGGGCCCGCTCTCGTGCGTGCCTCGGCGAAAAACCACGCGAACGTCGCCATCGTCACCTCGCCCGCGAGCTACCCGCAGGTGCTCAAGGCACTCACGCTCGGTGGCACGACCCTCGCTCAGCGTCGACGACTCGCGGCGGAAGCATTCGCCCACACTGCCGCGTACGACACCGCCGTCGCCGAGTATTTCGCGACGAACGTTGCGCGCCCCGGCACCTCCGAAGCCCCGGGGTCATGGTCCGAGAACATCGCCGTGACCGCGGACCTCGCGACGCCGCTGCGTTACGGCGAGAACTCCCACCAGAGCGCGGCGCTCTACCGCATCGCCGGAGCACCGGGCATCGCGCACGCGACCCAGCACGGTGGCAAGGAGATGTCGTACAACAACTACGTCGACGCCGATGCGGCGCTGCGTGCGGCCTACGATCACGACGGACCTGCGGTAGCGATCATCAAACACGCCAACCCGTGCGGCATCGCAACCGCGCCGACCCTCGCCGAGGCCCATGCTGCCGCTCACGCGTGTGACCCGGTTTCCGCGTTTGGCGGCGTCATCGCCGCCAACCGCCCGATTGACCGCGCGACCGCCGAGTCGATCGCGCCGATCTTCACCGAGGTTGTTGTCGCTCCCGGTTTCGAGGCCGGCGCACTCGAGGTGCTTCAGGCCAAGAAGAACCTGAGACTGCTCGAAGTGCCGGGCGGCTGGCCCGCCCCGCAGCGCGGACAGGCGGAGATCCGGCAGATCTCCGGTGGTCTCCTCGCGCAAGAACCCGATTCCCACTTCGCTCCCGCGAGCGATTGGTCCCTCGTCGCGGGAGAGGCGGCGGATGCCGCGACCCTGGCCGACCTCGAGTTCGCCTGGCGTGCCGTCCGCGCCGTGAAGTCCAACGCCATCCTTCTGGCGAGTGGCGGGGCCTCCGTCGGTGTCGGAATGGGGCAGGTCAATCGTGTCGACTCCTGCCGGTTGGCGGTGACCCGCGCGGGTGATCGTGCCGCGGGCTCGGTTGCTGCATCCGACGCGTTCTTCCCGTTCGCTGACGGACTTCAGATTCTGCTCGACGCGGGTGTCCGCGCCGTGGTTCAGCCGGGCGGGTCGATCCGCGACGAGGAGGTCATCGCCGCCGCTGCACAGGCGGGCGTGACCATGTACTTCACGGGTGAGCGGCACTTCTTCCACTGA
- the sucC gene encoding ADP-forming succinate--CoA ligase subunit beta encodes MDLFEYQARDLFEKYGVPVLKGIVADTPEAVRAAAEELGGVTVVKAQVKVGGRGKAGGVKVAKSPDDAEEAAKAILGLDIKGHVVKRVMVAEGADIAQEYYFSVLLDRANRSYLSLSSFEGGMEIEQLAEERPDALARIEVDPSSGIDLAKAKEIAVAAKFPAELVDKVAEVFVKLYEVYTGEDATLVEVNPLVLTGSGDIVALDGKVSLDENAGFRHPEHEALEDKDAADPLEAKAKANDLNYVKLDGEVGIIGNGAGLVMSTLDVVSYAGEKHGGVKPANFLDIGGGASAEVMANGLDVILGDPQVKSVFVNVFGGITACDAVANGIVKALEILGDTATKPLVVRLDGNKVEEGRAILEAANNPLVTLADTMDSGADKAAELANA; translated from the coding sequence GTGGATCTTTTTGAGTACCAGGCCCGGGATCTCTTCGAGAAGTACGGGGTTCCCGTACTCAAGGGCATTGTCGCCGACACCCCGGAGGCTGTTCGGGCCGCCGCTGAGGAACTCGGCGGTGTGACCGTCGTCAAAGCTCAGGTCAAGGTTGGCGGTCGCGGCAAGGCGGGTGGCGTAAAGGTCGCCAAGTCTCCGGATGACGCGGAGGAGGCCGCCAAGGCGATCCTCGGTCTCGACATCAAGGGTCACGTCGTGAAGCGCGTGATGGTCGCCGAGGGCGCCGACATCGCGCAGGAGTACTACTTCTCGGTGCTGCTCGACCGGGCCAACCGCAGCTACCTCTCGCTGAGCAGCTTCGAGGGTGGCATGGAGATCGAGCAGCTCGCGGAGGAGCGCCCGGATGCGCTCGCGCGCATCGAGGTGGACCCGAGTTCTGGCATCGACCTCGCGAAGGCGAAGGAGATCGCGGTTGCCGCGAAGTTCCCGGCCGAGCTGGTCGACAAGGTCGCCGAAGTTTTTGTGAAGCTCTACGAGGTCTACACGGGTGAGGATGCGACGCTCGTCGAGGTCAACCCGCTTGTGCTCACCGGTTCCGGCGACATCGTCGCCCTCGACGGCAAGGTCTCGCTCGACGAGAACGCCGGCTTCCGTCACCCCGAGCACGAGGCCCTCGAGGACAAGGATGCGGCCGACCCGCTCGAGGCGAAGGCGAAGGCCAACGACCTCAACTACGTGAAGCTCGACGGTGAGGTCGGCATCATCGGCAACGGTGCCGGTCTCGTGATGTCCACCCTCGACGTGGTGAGCTACGCGGGGGAGAAGCACGGTGGCGTGAAGCCAGCCAACTTCCTCGACATCGGTGGCGGCGCATCCGCCGAGGTGATGGCCAACGGTCTCGACGTGATCCTCGGTGACCCGCAGGTCAAGAGTGTTTTCGTGAACGTGTTCGGCGGTATCACCGCGTGCGACGCGGTCGCCAACGGCATCGTCAAGGCTCTCGAGATTTTGGGCGACACGGCCACCAAGCCGCTCGTCGTGCGGCTCGACGGCAACAAGGTCGAGGAGGGCCGCGCCATCCTCGAGGCCGCAAACAACCCGCTGGTCACCCTGGCGGACACCATGGACTCCGGCGCCGACAAGGCAGCCGAACTGGCTAACGCGTAA
- a CDS encoding ATP-dependent helicase: MSSVPLLPPPDDDPLLAGLNPQQREAVLYRGQSLLIVAGAGSGKTSVLTRRIAGLLKWREAWPSQILAITFTNKAAAEMRERVRALVGDESDGMWISTFHSACVRILRRQAEAMGMKQSFTIYDTADSRALMKRIIKELDADTIGFTVGGALGRISRLKNELTDVDGFARNANMSDPKEAVLLEIFRQYTAALRRANALDFDDIIAETVYLFRAFPEVAALYQRRFRHVLVDEYQDTNHAQYALVRELTRAPVAVPGQSAFDGASLTVVGDSDQSIYAFRGADIRNIVEFERDFPNSKVILLEQNYRSTQNILDAANSVIANNFDRKAKNLFTVVGSGDKIIGYTGYSGHDEAQFVADEIEKLRDAGSSYNDIAVFVRTNSQTRPLEEIFIRSAIPYRIPGGTKFYERAEVKDAFGYLIQVANPDDDLALRRIMNVPKRGIGPATEAAMQAMAERQGVPLREVLRDAASLGLGPKVTAAITDLGELLDEVAATVATAAPHDILTALLTRSGLHAALKNSGDPQDEARAENLEELVSQAKEFRVQNPEGTLVDFLTNVALFSAADEIDDHDGSVSIMTLHTAKGLEYDSVFLTGLEEDLLPHRMSVNETGGIAEERRLFYVGITRARKRLFVSLATSRASFGDVAVSMPSRYLAEIPGELIEWRDSGGSGFRSGFRGVRAAPMRESYGQLPPAPRQKTEWTTPITAKVRDNGDLTLAVGDRIRHTDFGEGRVSAVTGVGPKTVAEVQFETAGRKRLLVKIAPIEKL, encoded by the coding sequence ATGTCATCCGTGCCCCTTCTGCCCCCGCCGGACGACGACCCCCTGCTCGCCGGCCTCAACCCCCAGCAACGTGAGGCCGTGCTCTACCGCGGGCAGTCGCTACTCATCGTCGCGGGCGCGGGTTCCGGCAAAACGAGTGTGCTCACGCGGCGCATCGCGGGACTGCTGAAGTGGCGTGAGGCCTGGCCGAGTCAGATCCTCGCGATCACCTTCACCAACAAGGCTGCGGCGGAGATGCGCGAACGTGTTCGTGCCCTCGTCGGCGACGAATCCGACGGCATGTGGATCTCCACGTTCCACTCCGCGTGCGTTCGCATTCTGCGTCGCCAGGCCGAGGCCATGGGCATGAAGCAGAGCTTCACCATCTACGACACGGCGGACTCCCGCGCGCTCATGAAGCGCATCATCAAGGAGCTGGATGCCGACACCATCGGCTTCACCGTCGGTGGCGCCCTCGGCCGCATCTCGCGACTCAAGAACGAACTCACGGATGTCGACGGATTCGCGCGCAACGCGAACATGTCAGACCCCAAGGAGGCCGTGCTGCTGGAGATTTTCCGCCAGTACACGGCGGCGCTCCGCCGGGCCAACGCGCTCGACTTCGACGACATCATCGCCGAGACGGTCTACCTCTTCCGCGCCTTCCCCGAGGTTGCCGCGTTGTACCAGCGTCGGTTCCGTCACGTGCTCGTCGACGAGTACCAGGACACCAACCACGCGCAGTACGCGCTCGTGCGCGAGCTCACGCGGGCACCGGTCGCCGTGCCCGGTCAGTCAGCGTTCGACGGCGCATCGCTGACCGTGGTCGGCGACAGCGACCAATCGATCTACGCGTTCCGCGGAGCGGACATCCGCAACATCGTCGAGTTCGAGCGCGACTTCCCCAACTCGAAGGTCATCCTCCTCGAGCAGAACTACCGCTCGACGCAGAACATCCTCGACGCCGCCAACTCGGTCATCGCCAACAACTTCGACCGCAAAGCGAAGAACCTGTTCACCGTGGTGGGGTCCGGCGACAAGATCATCGGCTACACGGGCTACTCGGGTCATGATGAGGCGCAGTTCGTGGCCGACGAGATCGAAAAGCTGCGGGATGCCGGTTCCAGCTACAACGACATTGCCGTCTTCGTGCGCACCAACTCGCAGACCCGACCGCTGGAAGAGATCTTCATCCGCTCGGCGATCCCGTACCGAATCCCGGGGGGCACCAAGTTCTACGAGCGTGCCGAGGTGAAGGACGCGTTCGGATATCTCATCCAGGTTGCCAACCCTGACGACGATCTGGCGCTGCGCCGCATCATGAACGTTCCCAAGCGCGGCATCGGCCCCGCCACCGAGGCGGCCATGCAGGCCATGGCCGAGCGCCAGGGTGTTCCGCTGCGCGAGGTGCTTCGGGATGCCGCATCCCTCGGCCTCGGACCGAAGGTCACCGCGGCGATCACCGACCTGGGGGAGCTCCTCGACGAGGTCGCTGCGACCGTCGCGACGGCAGCACCCCACGACATCCTCACGGCGCTGCTCACGCGGTCCGGGCTGCACGCCGCACTCAAGAACTCGGGTGACCCGCAGGATGAGGCGCGCGCCGAGAACCTCGAGGAGCTTGTGTCTCAGGCCAAGGAGTTCCGGGTGCAAAATCCCGAGGGGACCCTCGTCGACTTTCTCACGAATGTCGCGCTCTTCTCGGCGGCCGACGAGATCGACGACCACGACGGTTCGGTGTCGATCATGACGCTGCACACCGCGAAGGGACTCGAGTACGACTCCGTGTTCCTCACGGGACTCGAGGAGGACCTGCTGCCGCACCGCATGTCGGTGAACGAGACGGGCGGCATCGCCGAGGAGCGTCGGCTCTTCTACGTCGGCATCACCCGTGCCCGCAAGCGACTGTTTGTGTCGCTCGCGACGTCCCGTGCCTCATTCGGCGACGTCGCCGTGTCGATGCCGAGCCGCTATCTTGCCGAGATTCCGGGAGAGCTCATCGAGTGGCGCGATTCCGGAGGTTCTGGCTTCCGCTCGGGGTTCCGGGGCGTGCGGGCGGCGCCCATGCGCGAGTCGTACGGGCAACTGCCGCCAGCACCGCGGCAGAAGACGGAGTGGACGACCCCGATCACGGCGAAGGTGCGCGACAACGGCGACCTGACCCTCGCGGTGGGCGACCGCATCCGACACACCGACTTCGGCGAGGGCCGCGTCTCGGCTGTGACGGGTGTCGGCCCGAAGACCGTCGCGGAGGTGCAGTTCGAGACTGCCGGTCGCAAACGCCTGCTCGTCAAGATTGCTCCGATCGAGAAGCTCTAG
- the sucD gene encoding succinate--CoA ligase subunit alpha gives MSIFLNKDSKVIVQGITGGEGTKHTALMLKAGTQVVGGVNARKAGTTVEHDGGVTLLVFGTVAEAIEKTGADVSIAFVPPAFAKDAMIEAIDAEIPLLVVITEGIPVQDSAEAWAHAKAKGNKTRIIGPNCPGIITPGEALVGITPATITGKGPIGLVSKSGTLTYQMMYELRDLGFSTAIGIGGDPIIGTTHIDALAAFEADPETKAIVMIGEIGGDAEERAADFIKANVTKPVVAYVAGFTAPEGKTMGHAGAIVSSGAGTAQGKKEALEAAGVKVGKTPSETASLMREVFAAL, from the coding sequence ATGTCGATCTTCCTCAACAAGGACAGCAAGGTCATCGTCCAGGGCATCACCGGCGGCGAGGGCACCAAGCACACGGCGCTCATGCTCAAGGCCGGAACCCAGGTCGTCGGCGGCGTCAACGCCCGCAAGGCCGGCACGACCGTCGAGCACGACGGGGGCGTCACGCTCCTCGTCTTCGGCACGGTTGCCGAGGCCATCGAAAAGACTGGTGCAGACGTCTCGATCGCGTTCGTGCCGCCCGCATTCGCGAAGGATGCCATGATCGAGGCGATCGACGCCGAGATCCCGCTCCTCGTGGTCATCACCGAGGGCATCCCCGTTCAGGATTCCGCCGAGGCGTGGGCTCACGCCAAGGCGAAGGGCAACAAGACCCGCATCATCGGCCCGAACTGCCCCGGCATCATCACGCCGGGCGAGGCGCTCGTCGGCATCACCCCGGCGACGATCACGGGCAAGGGCCCGATCGGCCTCGTGTCGAAGTCGGGAACGCTGACCTACCAGATGATGTACGAGCTTCGTGACCTCGGATTCTCGACCGCGATCGGTATCGGTGGCGACCCCATCATTGGCACAACTCACATCGACGCGCTCGCCGCGTTCGAGGCGGACCCGGAGACGAAGGCGATCGTCATGATCGGCGAGATCGGCGGCGACGCCGAGGAGCGCGCGGCCGACTTCATCAAGGCGAACGTCACGAAGCCGGTTGTCGCCTACGTTGCCGGGTTCACGGCTCCCGAGGGCAAGACCATGGGCCACGCCGGTGCCATCGTGTCCTCCGGCGCGGGTACGGCTCAGGGCAAGAAGGAGGCCCTGGAGGCCGCTGGCGTCAAGGTCGGCAAGACACCGAGCGAGACGGCATCCCTCATGCGTGAGGTGTTCGCCGCGCTGTAG
- the purN gene encoding phosphoribosylglycinamide formyltransferase, translated as MLTLVVLISGGGSNLRALLEAAEDAEFPARVVAVGADRPADGFEHAEHFGIPTFSVVRSTFDSREAWGDELLEQIRQWEPDLVVLSGFMTLLPAAVVDALAPNLINTHPAYLPEFPGAHAVRDAIEAGATQTGASVIVVDNGVDTGPIIVQERIPVLPGDTEAELHERIKPVERRLLIQTVLDIANNPRLLEEL; from the coding sequence GTGCTCACGCTCGTAGTCCTCATTTCGGGTGGCGGCTCCAACCTCCGCGCCCTTCTCGAAGCGGCGGAGGACGCGGAGTTCCCCGCTCGTGTCGTCGCCGTCGGAGCCGATCGGCCCGCCGACGGGTTCGAGCATGCCGAGCATTTCGGAATCCCCACCTTCTCCGTCGTGCGCTCGACGTTCGACAGTCGCGAGGCGTGGGGGGATGAGCTCCTCGAGCAGATTCGACAGTGGGAGCCCGACCTCGTTGTGCTCAGCGGCTTCATGACGCTCCTGCCGGCCGCGGTCGTGGATGCTCTCGCACCGAACCTCATCAACACGCACCCCGCCTACCTTCCCGAGTTCCCGGGAGCGCACGCCGTGCGGGATGCCATCGAGGCCGGGGCGACGCAGACCGGCGCGAGCGTGATCGTTGTCGACAACGGTGTCGATACCGGCCCGATCATCGTCCAGGAGCGCATTCCCGTGTTGCCGGGTGACACCGAGGCCGAACTCCACGAGCGCATCAAACCCGTCGAGCGGCGCCTGCTCATCCAGACCGTTCTCGACATCGCCAACAATCCACGCCTGCTAGAGGAGCTGTAG
- a CDS encoding alpha/beta hydrolase: MRSPRLRARRVAAFAVIMAGALALSACFPSWLFDRSGTAVDSSTREEVAPDLTEFYHQSVTWSECERDLLCATVAAPLSWEEPTAGRIDLAVVKREATGRSQGSLFVNPGGPGGSGWDYVAYSSFPGLERDFDMVGWDPRGVGQSSAVTCYTDDADRDEFLYGTYDSAYETEGWIDELTAVAEDYAQACLTGTGDLLANIDTVSTARDLDLLRAVLGNEKLNYLGYSYGTKIGATYAELYPQKVGRMVLDGAVDPLLSDFEGLKTQMVGFENAFRAYLTDCLSASGCPFSGDLDQALVQARTLIESAGTAGLVAADGRELDEATIGTAVALNLYSEGYWPSMTQMFEDLAAGDSESAFSSADQYNSRLPGGGYSGNSTDVYQAVTCADGDFLDDPASTLERVAEIDAAAPTIGRFFTYDDYAVLDVLCTNWPVPVSDPPATYDAEGAAPILVIGTSNDPATPYAWAQSLADQLSSGVLISYEGEGHTVYNQGVACIDDVVDEYFIRGVVPASDPLC; encoded by the coding sequence ATGCGTTCTCCCCGTTTGCGTGCTCGCCGGGTGGCGGCTTTCGCCGTGATCATGGCGGGTGCGCTCGCCCTCTCCGCCTGCTTCCCGTCGTGGTTGTTCGATCGGTCGGGTACTGCGGTCGACTCCAGTACGCGCGAAGAGGTGGCGCCGGATCTCACCGAGTTCTACCACCAGAGCGTCACGTGGTCGGAGTGCGAGCGAGACCTGTTGTGCGCGACGGTCGCAGCACCACTGTCGTGGGAGGAACCGACCGCTGGCCGCATCGATCTTGCGGTCGTCAAGCGCGAGGCGACGGGGCGCTCGCAGGGGTCGCTTTTTGTGAATCCCGGTGGCCCCGGCGGTTCGGGGTGGGATTACGTCGCCTACAGCTCGTTCCCGGGCCTCGAGCGCGACTTTGACATGGTGGGCTGGGACCCTCGCGGCGTTGGCCAATCTTCCGCGGTCACGTGTTACACGGATGACGCGGACCGCGACGAATTTCTCTACGGAACGTACGACAGCGCCTACGAGACGGAGGGCTGGATCGACGAGCTCACCGCGGTGGCCGAGGACTACGCGCAGGCCTGCCTCACCGGCACGGGCGACCTTCTGGCCAATATCGACACCGTGAGCACAGCGCGCGACCTCGACCTTCTCCGCGCGGTTCTCGGCAACGAGAAACTCAACTACCTCGGTTACTCCTACGGCACGAAGATCGGTGCCACCTACGCCGAGCTTTACCCGCAGAAGGTCGGGCGTATGGTGCTCGATGGCGCGGTTGATCCCCTCCTGAGTGACTTCGAGGGGCTCAAGACTCAAATGGTCGGCTTCGAGAACGCCTTCCGCGCCTACCTCACCGACTGTCTCTCGGCATCGGGATGCCCGTTCTCCGGCGACCTCGATCAGGCGCTGGTGCAGGCACGCACCCTCATCGAGAGCGCTGGCACGGCGGGTCTCGTCGCGGCAGACGGCCGCGAACTCGACGAGGCCACGATCGGTACCGCCGTCGCCCTCAACCTGTACTCCGAGGGCTACTGGCCGTCGATGACCCAGATGTTCGAGGATCTCGCGGCGGGTGACTCAGAGTCGGCGTTCTCCTCGGCCGATCAGTACAACTCTCGACTCCCCGGGGGCGGTTACTCGGGCAACTCGACGGACGTGTACCAGGCGGTGACGTGCGCCGATGGCGACTTCCTCGACGATCCGGCCTCGACGCTTGAGCGTGTCGCCGAGATCGACGCCGCCGCCCCCACGATTGGCCGCTTCTTCACCTACGACGACTACGCGGTCTTGGACGTTCTGTGTACGAACTGGCCGGTTCCCGTCTCCGACCCGCCCGCGACCTACGACGCGGAGGGTGCCGCACCGATCCTCGTGATCGGCACGAGCAACGACCCGGCCACGCCGTACGCGTGGGCGCAGTCACTTGCCGACCAGCTCTCGAGCGGTGTGCTCATCAGTTACGAGGGTGAGGGGCACACCGTGTACAACCAGGGTGTCGCCTGCATCGACGACGTGGTGGACGAGTACTTCATCCGCGGTGTTGTTCCGGCATCCGACCCGCTCTGCTGA